A region of Malaclemys terrapin pileata isolate rMalTer1 chromosome 5, rMalTer1.hap1, whole genome shotgun sequence DNA encodes the following proteins:
- the SH3TC1 gene encoding SH3 domain and tetratricopeptide repeat-containing protein 1 isoform X4, whose protein sequence is MENLLLDQSFWLCSQEENEDKQEETGIEVCINEESLNLMYRGLLIQEGTFFVLCPDNLIKETTAADVEVKVYQENRRVTEDISGSLGDDLTLLAKPAAETLIPFHQWFLKVYSDPGNFASKMESKCSKKIATGSSRAVISYASAVPEEISFQSGDKIEIIGYFIECLEWFVGRHMLTGQIGFVKTSHVKPDASGTEQQNLDFLDEEEKTFFAKERNVVEEDVVHLLKQTSNTEVCTVYRVDRLEELEFQNPQEQEMPHPSSNTDSSRMREMVKESLMKCKDFQLQLKGTSSQGNDFPSSSNQQTCALAEEPRFCIQEDKEDQGSGVFESLLLFLNSKEYEVHFKNLYDFSFPFLNATFYGYTGEDELVDYFGLAREAAKKANLPWALTRLCFLLGRLSVRKLKFSQARVYFEEALGAIRGGFSDLYLVVALYTNLTVIYLKQKNKEKCAHIFDKVTSLLMGIPNYICSTDMESDILRYALKRTVLSQSKHAEARACFLLAKHYTKLKQYEEALPFLERLQLLNNDLDLPKSSLSADCYFKLGEFYSQKCLPHIVLSCIKVASSQGSYTLMDSLRSIDLVTKNAPKLHRLRKAGQMLPSQIAPYLRQALSSAFTNEQQKLCSTIYLSLSELYSHHRLYGEAIVYMEKVLHFNTSAHAGETINHLISLAWLYILHRQNTVALAILNTIIDSSLSSPQQLGVVYNMTAIALKRTNNTKQAVVSYYKALHISEEADMVHNHAVVLANFGTLCLHLAANFLAEHYYVKAVKLFSGLPSLDCGHNFTQVLLQLGRYYANGTHKKRGQFYYEWALLVAMETNHLESQLQAVQLLCQFYTTVVPDEAQCVIYNEYQLSLARKMSDKVLEGQILETISQLYLSLGTERAYRSALEYTKRSLGIFIDLQKKEKEAYAWLQAGKIYYILRQNELVDLYIQVAQDAALCNGDPNLGMELFEAAGDIFFSGTWEREKAVSFYRDRALPLAVKTGNKKAELRLCNKLVQLLLNLQDYEDSLEYAQVSLTLSVNLGNQLNERIAYHRLATIHHCLGQNELAEHFYLKALSLCSSPLEFDEETMYYVKVYLILGDIIFYDLKDPFDAAGYYHLALAAAMDLGNKKAQLKIYTRLAIIYHNFLMDREMSLFFYQRARTFATELNIRRINLAPDQHYKNATWVPVKNVI, encoded by the exons ATGGAGAATTTGTTGCTAGATCAGTCTTTCTGGCTCTGTTCCCAAGAAGAGAATGAGGATAAACAAGAAGAAACTGGAATTGAAGTCTGTATAAATGAAGAGTCTCTAAATTTGATGTACAGAGGTCTCTTAATACAGGAAG gaACTTTCTTTGTCTTATGTCCTGACAACCTCATAAAAGAGACAACGGCTGCAGACGTGGAAGTGAAAGTTTATCAAGAGAACAGAAGAGTTACTGAAGACATCTCTGGATCGCTGGGTGATGACTTGACCTTATTGGCTAAACCTGCTGCAGAGACTTTGATCCCTTTTCATCA ATGGTTTCTTAAAGTATACTCTGATCCTGGTAATTTTGCTAGCAAAATGGAGTCTAAATGCAGCAAGAAAATAG CTACGGGATCTTCTCGAGCAGTGATTAGTTATGCAAGTGCTGTGCCTGAAGAGATTAGCTTCCAGAGTGGAGACAAAATTGAAATAATTGGCTACTTCATAGAATGCCTGGAGTGGTTTGTTGGAAGGCATATGTTGACGGGTCAAATTGGTTTTGTAAAGACCAGCCACGTTAAACCTGACGCCTCTGGAACTGA ACAACAAAATCTGGATTTTCTTGATGAGGAAGAGAAAACTTTTTTtgcaaaagaaagaaatgttGTGGAAGAGGATGTGGTGCATTTATTGAAGCAAACATCAAACACAGAAGTTTGCACTGTGTATAGAGTAG acAGATTAGAAGAATTAGAATTTCAGAACCCTCAAGAACAAG AAATGCCACATCCCTCATCTAATACAGACTCCAGTAGAATGAGGGAGATGGTAAAAGAATCCCTTATGAAATGTAAAGATTTCCAGCTCCAGTTGAAAGGGACATCTAGTCAAGGGAACGATTTTCCTAGCTCTTCAAATCAGCAGACCTGTGCCTTGGCTGAAGAGCCACGTTTCTGCATACAAGAAGATAAAGAAGATCAAGGGTCTGGGGTCTTTGAGTCATTATTGTTGTTCTTAAACAGTAAAGAATATGAGGTGCACTTCAAAAACCTGTATGACTTCTCCTTCCCGTTTCTTAACGCTACATTTTATGGCTACACTGGTGAAGACGAACTGGTTGACTATTTTGGACTGGCAAGGGAGGCAGCAAAGAAAGCAAATCTGCCTTGGGCCCTAACAAGGTTATGCTTTCTCTTGGGTAGACTGAGTGTTAGAAAGCTTAAATTTTCCCAAGCTCGCGTTTATTTTGAAGAAGCCTTAGGAGCTATAAGAGGAGGTTTTAGTGACCTGTATCTTGTAGTTGCTCTTTATACAAATCTAACAGTCATCTACTTGAAACAGAAGAACAAAGAAAAATGTGCTCATATTTTTGACAAGGTTACTTCCCTGCTCATGGGAATTCCCAACTACATCTGTAGCACCGACATGGAGTCTGACATACTAAGATATGCTTTAAAGAGGACAGTACTGAGTCAGAGCAAGCATGCAGAAGCCAGAGCATGCTTCCTATTGGCAAAacattacacaaaacttaaacAATATGAAGAGGCACTACCATTCCTAGAAAGGCTGCAGCTTTTGAATAATGACTTGGATTTACCAAAGAGCTCATTGTCAGCCGACTGCTATTTTAAACTAGGTGAGTTCTACAGTCAAAAATGCTTGCCACACATTGTGCTAAGTTGCATAAAGGTTGCCTCTTCCCAGGGATCATATACTCTAATGGACTCTTTGAGAAGCATTGATTTAGTCACCAAAAATGCTCCCAAACTCCATAGGCTGAGGAAAGCTGGGCAAATGCTCCCATCCCAAATTGCGCCTTATCTCAGACAGGCACTTTCCTCAGCATTTACCAATGAGCAGCAAAAACTGTGCAGTACAATTTATCTTAGCTTATCGGAACTGTACAGTCATCACAGACTGTATGGAGAAGCCATTGTTTATATGGAGAAAGTACTGCACTTCAATACTTCTGCCCATGCTGGAGAAACTATTAACCATTTAATTTCACTTGCTTGGTTATATATTCTTCACAGGCAAAATACTGTAGCTTTGGCCATTTTAAATACCATAATAGACTCTTCATTGAGTAGTCCTCAGCAGTTAGGTGTTGTTTATAATATGACTGCCATTGCTTTGAAACGAACCAACAACACAAAACAAGCTGTTGTGAGTTACTACAAAGCTCTGCACATTTCAGAAGAGGCTGATATGGTACACAACCATGCTGTAGTTCTGGCTAATTTTGGAACTCTCTGCCTGCATTTAGCAGCCAATTTTTTGGCAGAGCACTACTATGTCAAAGCAGTAAAGCTATTCTCTGGACTTCCAAGCTTGGATTGTGGTCACAATTTTACTCAAGTCCTCCTCCAACTGGGACGTTATTATGCTAATGGAACTCATAAGAAAAGAGGACAATTTTATTATGAATGGGCATTATTGGTGGCAATGGAAACAAATCATTTGGAAA GTCAGCTCCAAGCTGTTCAGTTGCTGTGCCAATTCTACACTACAGTTGTTCCAGATGAAGCTCAATGTGTCATTTACAATGAATATCAACTGTCCTTGGCTAGGAAAATGTCAGACAAAGTTTTGGAGGGACAAATTTTGGAAACCATCAGTCAGTTGTATCTCTCTTTAGGCACAGAAAG GGCTTACAGATCAGCTCTGGAATATACCAAAAGAAGCCTTGGAATATTTATAGATCttcagaagaaagagaaagaggcatatgcctggcttcaggcaggaaagATCTATTATATTTTGAGGCAGAATGAGCTAGTGGATCTTTATATTCAG GTTGCTCAAGATGCTGCTCTTTGTAATGGGGATCCAAACTTAGGAATGGAATTGTTTGAAGCTGCAGGAGACATATTTTTCAGTGGTACCTGGGAGAGGGAAAAAGCAGTGTCATTCTACAGG GACAGGGCTCTTCCACTTGCCGTTAAGACTGGAAACAAAAAGGCAGAACTCCGATTATGCAACAAACTAGTGCAATTACTGTTAAATCTACAGGATTATGAGGACAGTCTGGAATATGCACAAGTATCCCTCACACTTAGTGTGAATTTAG GAAATCAGCTAAATGAACGAATAGCATATCACAGACTGGCTACTATCCATCATTGCCTGGGTCAGAATGAACTTGCTGAACACTTTTACTTAAAAGCGTTGTCCCTTTGCTCCTCTCCTCTGGAATTTGATGAGGAAACAATGTATTATGTGAAAGTGTATCTAATCCTAGGAGACATTATATTCTATGACCTAAAG GATCCTTTTGATGCAGCAGGATATTATCATCTGGCACTTGCAGCTGCCATGGACTTGGGCAACAAAAAGGCTCAGTTGAAGATTTACACAAGACTCGCAATAATCTACCACAATTTCCTTATGGATCGGGAGATGTCCCTTTTCTTCTATCAAAGGGCAAGAACCTTTGCAACAGAGCTTAACATTCGGAGAATAAACCTGGCACCTGATCAGCATTATAAGAACGCAACATGGGtacctgtgaaaaatgtcatctgA